One region of Archocentrus centrarchus isolate MPI-CPG fArcCen1 chromosome 6, fArcCen1, whole genome shotgun sequence genomic DNA includes:
- the rpl27a gene encoding large ribosomal subunit protein uL15 → MPTKKSKTRKLRGHVSHGHGRVGKHRKHPGGRGNAGGMHHHRINFDKYHPGYFGKVGMRHYHLKRNTSHCPTINLDKLWTLVSEQTRINYSKKPDGPAPIIDAVRAGYYKVLGKGKLPKQPVIVKAKFFSRQAEEKIKAVGGACVLMA, encoded by the exons ATG CCTACCAAGAAGTCAAAGACCAGGAAACTCCGAGGACATGTCAGCCACGGACACGGTCGCGTTG GCAAACACAGAAAGCATCCTGGAGGTCGTGGCAATGCTGGTGGCATGCACCACCACAGAATCAACTTCGACAAATA CCATCCAGGGTACTTTGGTAAGGTGGGCATGAGACATTACCACCTGAAGAGGAATACCTCCCACTGTCCTACCATCAACCTGGACAAGCTGTGGACACTGGTGAGCGAGCAGACCAGGATCAACTACAGCAAGAAGCCCGATGGACCTGCCCCCATCATTGATGCTGTGCGCGCT GGCTATTACAAAGTGCTGGGTAAAGGCAAGCTGCCCAAGCAGCCTGTGATCGTCAAGGCCAAGTTCTTCAGCCGACAGGCAGAGGAGAAGATCAAGGCAGTGGGAGGAGCCTGTGTGCTGATGGCATAA